The sequence GCTGGCGGGCGGGCGGCTGACCCGATGCAAGCCCCGGTCCGCGTCGTTTCACAACATGGCGCTGTTCGGACCGTCGTTCGCCGGCGACATCACCACCGACTTCGCCTTCATCGAGGCGAGCTTCGGGCTGTCCATCGCGGGGGTGGCGGGCTGATGCCATGGGTGCTGCGCGGGCTGCGCGACGGGGTGGTCACGAGTCGCTATCCCCGCTACGACGACGGCTACCCACCGACCTGGCATGGCGCCGTGGAGGTGTTGCCGCACGAAGGGCCGCCGGCGGAGCTCGGGAAGCTCTGCCCGACCGGTGCGATCGAGGTGGAGGACGGGCAGGTGCGGCTGGACCGGGGACGGTGCATCCTGTGCGCTCGCTGCGTCACCGCCCGCCCCGACGTGTTCGGTTTCACCGCGGCCTTCCAGACGGCCGGGCTCTCCCGGGGCGGGCTCGTCGTCCCCGTCGTCGCCGAGACCGACGAAGCGCTGGCCGCGGTGCGCGACGGACTCACCCGACGGGTACGGGCGCTGCGCCGCAGCGTGCACATCCGCCATGTCGACGCCGGGTCCGACGGTGCCGTGGAGTGGGAGATCGCCGCGTTGACGAACCCGGTCTACGACGTGCACCGGCTCGGCATCTTCTTCACCGTGAGCCCGCGGCACGCCGACATCCTGCTGGTCACCGGAGCCGGGTCGGCAGGAATGCTCGACCCGCTCGCC comes from Mycobacteriales bacterium and encodes:
- a CDS encoding NADH:ubiquinone oxidoreductase, which gives rise to MPWVLRGLRDGVVTSRYPRYDDGYPPTWHGAVEVLPHEGPPAELGKLCPTGAIEVEDGQVRLDRGRCILCARCVTARPDVFGFTAAFQTAGLSRGGLVVPVVAETDEALAAVRDGLTRRVRALRRSVHIRHVDAGSDGAVEWEIAALTNPVYDVHRLGIFFTVSPRHADILLVTGAGSAGMLDPLAETRRQLPDPVVVIAAGVDAISGGLVSPSYATRGGIGAAVDVDVWVPGSPPSPFGLLHAILLALG